From a single Chromatiales bacterium genomic region:
- a CDS encoding DUF2914 domain-containing protein, protein MHSALRGIVATAALVFTVGSAAQEGMSPLPPNSGVARAAFTSQVIEGEPVDQVVVLTNNIREINYFTDLRGMAGRTVTHQWEHEGQVVGRISFGIEEPRRKVHSTRQLDPAATGHWTVLVLDEETGWPIHASTFRYDPVPP, encoded by the coding sequence ATGCATTCAGCATTACGGGGGATCGTCGCCACGGCGGCATTGGTGTTCACGGTCGGCAGTGCGGCCCAGGAGGGCATGTCGCCCCTGCCGCCCAACAGCGGCGTGGCGCGCGCCGCCTTCACCAGCCAGGTCATCGAGGGCGAACCGGTGGACCAGGTGGTGGTGCTCACCAACAACATCCGCGAGATCAACTACTTCACCGACCTGCGCGGTATGGCCGGGCGCACGGTCACCCACCAGTGGGAACATGAGGGGCAGGTCGTGGGACGTATCAGCTTCGGCATCGAGGAGCCGCGGCGCAAGGTCCACTCCACGCGCCAGCTCGACCCCGCCGCGACGGGCCACTGGACGGTACTGGTGCTGGACGAAGAGACCGGCTGGCCGATCCATGCCAGCACCTTTCGCTATGACCCCGTGCCCCCCTGA